From one Symbiobacterium terraclitae genomic stretch:
- the paaD gene encoding 1,2-phenylacetyl-CoA epoxidase subunit PaaD, translating to MVSEAAVWAALADVKDPEIPPVSIVDMGMVHRVLVQRGDTGIVRVRVEIVPTFVGCPALGIIRRDVVSRLRALDGVGEVEVDFVLDPSWSSDRITPEGRERLRSFGIAPPPCASEARPLISLAEAPACPYCGSLDTHLENLFGPTACRSIYYCDGCHQPFEGMKAI from the coding sequence ATGGTGAGCGAGGCGGCCGTCTGGGCCGCCCTCGCGGACGTGAAGGACCCGGAGATCCCGCCGGTCTCGATCGTGGACATGGGCATGGTGCACCGCGTGCTGGTGCAGCGAGGTGACACCGGGATCGTGCGGGTGCGGGTGGAGATCGTTCCCACCTTCGTCGGCTGTCCGGCGCTCGGCATCATCCGCCGGGACGTGGTCTCCCGGCTCCGCGCGCTGGACGGGGTGGGCGAGGTGGAGGTGGACTTCGTCCTCGACCCGTCCTGGAGCAGCGACCGCATCACCCCCGAGGGCCGGGAGCGGCTGCGCAGCTTCGGCATCGCGCCGCCGCCGTGCGCGTCGGAGGCCCGGCCGCTCATCTCGCTGGCGGAGGCGCCGGCCTGTCCCTACTGCGGCTCGCTGGACACGCACCTGGAGAACCTGTTCGGGCCCACGGCCTGCCGCTCGATCTACTACTGCGACGGCTGCCACCAGCCGTTTGAGGGGATGAAAGCGATATGA
- the paaC gene encoding 1,2-phenylacetyl-CoA epoxidase subunit PaaC translates to MDRPTLIALLYQLADDELVIGHRDSEWLGLAPHIEEDVAFSSIAQDEVGHANLYYHLLEELGEGRADDLAFLRPAAARRNAVLLERPNGPGSYLDRPEFDWGYTIARRLAYDLFDQIRLEVLAGSSHAPLAQAAARIRREERYHLIHHTTWFRRLAHGTDESRRRLAAGVARAWPDVGGLFSLGEVVPGPLFPATAEEMVDRWTAAMRPLFAEVGFDWPGSPVPGGFTGPDGRRGQHTPDLDGLLETMGEVYRIAPGAAW, encoded by the coding sequence ATGGATCGACCGACGCTGATCGCGTTGCTCTACCAGCTGGCGGACGACGAGCTGGTGATCGGCCACCGGGATTCGGAATGGCTGGGACTTGCCCCGCACATCGAGGAGGACGTGGCCTTCTCCTCCATCGCCCAGGACGAGGTGGGCCACGCCAACCTCTACTATCACCTCCTGGAGGAGCTGGGCGAGGGGCGGGCCGACGACCTGGCCTTCCTGCGGCCGGCCGCAGCGCGGCGCAACGCCGTGCTCCTGGAGCGGCCCAACGGGCCGGGCAGCTACCTGGACCGCCCCGAGTTCGACTGGGGCTACACCATCGCCCGGCGGCTCGCCTACGACCTGTTCGACCAGATCCGGCTGGAGGTGCTGGCCGGCTCCAGCCACGCCCCGCTGGCGCAGGCCGCAGCCCGGATCCGGCGGGAGGAGCGGTACCACCTGATCCACCACACCACCTGGTTCCGCCGGCTGGCCCACGGTACCGACGAGTCGCGGCGCCGGCTGGCGGCGGGCGTCGCGCGGGCGTGGCCCGACGTGGGCGGCCTCTTCTCCCTGGGCGAGGTGGTCCCGGGGCCGCTCTTCCCCGCCACGGCCGAGGAGATGGTCGACCGGTGGACGGCGGCGATGCGGCCGCTCTTCGCCGAGGTGGGGTTCGACTGGCCGGGCAGTCCCGTCCCCGGCGGCTTCACCGGGCCGGACGGCCGCCGCGGGCAGCACACGCCGGACCTGGACGGCCTGCTGGAGACCATGGGGGAGGTCTACCGCATCGCCCCCGGTGCGGCATGGTGA
- a CDS encoding phenylacetic acid degradation protein, translated as MAEQRHSEERRQFRVYEIFVQKDHGSPHVWVGSVDAGSPEDALVLARESFLRRDPAVSLWAVEQGAIHRTDYADRDFFAQETDKRYRTLAGYSKANAERWRRYKRALLDLEQDFVRD; from the coding sequence GTGGCGGAGCAGAGGCATTCGGAGGAGCGGCGGCAGTTCCGGGTGTACGAGATCTTCGTGCAGAAGGACCACGGCAGCCCGCACGTCTGGGTGGGCTCGGTGGACGCCGGCTCGCCGGAGGACGCCCTGGTGCTGGCGCGCGAGTCGTTCCTGCGCCGGGACCCGGCCGTCTCGCTCTGGGCGGTGGAGCAGGGCGCCATCCACCGGACCGACTACGCCGACCGGGACTTCTTTGCCCAGGAGACCGACAAGCGCTACCGCACGCTGGCCGGCTACAGCAAGGCCAACGCTGAGCGCTGGCGCAGGTACAAGCGTGCGCTGCTCGACCTGGAGCAGGACTTCGTGCGGGACTAG